In the genome of Fusarium poae strain DAOMC 252244 chromosome 1, whole genome shotgun sequence, the window TGAGATTTCGTTAGGCGGATAATTTACCTGGAGGGAGGTGGATGGACGGATAGCGGGAGGGGCTTGTGGAAACATACGGATCAACACCAGCATCAAATGTTTGAAGACTTGGGGATAGAGGCTTATGTCCACACCTAATAAACATATATTTTCTTGTTACCAACCCGCTTTCAACTCTTTGCCTCACATAATTCTTGGATAAGTAAATAGGCAGTCAGAGCACTACATAGCACCACAGCACTATAGAACAGACACGCACCATCTGCACACTACTCTATCGTGGTATTAACGGCTCTGATGAATAGAAATTATCAAATATGTCCAGAGGTAGATTCAAATGTTGTGGTCGGGAGACGGAAGATCTGATGGCCGGGTTGGGATGACTCAGCGACTTCCCGAAGAGGAAAGGCTATACCTGTGATGTGATGCCGAATCGCGGACCAGAGTGGCAAGCAGTCCGAACTCCCCCCATCGATTACATACCGATGATGCCTGCGCGCGATTCACTATGAGTGCATCCCGGTAAACTATTGTTTCGTCTCTTTGAGCAGACTTACCGTACGACATACCTGGTCAACAATAGACGTTTCTGTCCTGAGAAACTTTAGACGCGGCGGGAGGCGCAGATCAAGCCACCCATTACACGTCATTGAAACGGtttatcatcatcttttCCTCCATTATCAGCTTACAAACATCATTTCGAAAGCACTTCTGGTGCAAGAAAACTCCTAGCATGGCCTATAACGCCATGGTGCTGCCAGTAAGTTGTTCCGGGGTCCAGGTATAGTCATAACCGAACAGCACTGACGAAACTTCAGAATGTGGCAGCGACAACTACGGAGCTATGGCCCTCGATTTCGAACACCCTTATGTCCCCTTGGAAACATACGACTTCACTCCCGGCCCGTCGACCAGTTTCTCCGAACGAAACTGTCAAACAAACCAAAACGGCTGAACCCCACCAAGTGAGTTGCAGCTCAGTGGTATTCAAACATTATACTCATTCCAATTGTAGGCAGCCGAACTTCGGCTCCCCGAGTTTCTTCAAAGGGTTGACCTGGCCTCCTTCTCTCGTTCACAATTTCCTGCGATGGCACCGGTAACTGCCCAGGCTACTATCTCGAATATGGGTCGTGTTGGCCTTCAAGCGGCCAACCCCATTCTGCGACACCCCTACTTTCAACCCCGCGCATCGACTCCGTCGTCTTTCATGCACTCGTTCTCAACTCCTTCCGGTCTTCTGTCTTCTCGTGGTATCTCAACTCTCGGTCAATTTCCTGTTCAGCGCAGAGCATTCGGCAGCTCCAATGGAATCTCCCGCAACCAGCTCGCAACGTTGGAGGAATCTGCCAACCGAAACCCTGGTAATGCAAACGCCCAGAATGCTTTTTACCAGCTTCTTCTCCGAGCCAACATGCCTGCTATTCTTGTGGAACGATATCAATCCGGACGCTTCGCCACCAGCCCTGCTACCAATGACGCCTACCAGCGAGCTCTCGCTATGCTTGGTGCTAGTGCTACTCAAGCTGCAAATGCGCCTGGCACTATGAACGGAAACTTTGGACGTACTCAGTGGCCCACTTATGAGCAAGGCATCGCTAACGCTGCTGTGGCTGGATCTGCAAATGCTGGCAACCCTATGGGTCATAAGGGAGAACCCATCCATGTCATCGTTCAAGAGTCAACTCGGTCTACTATTTTCCGCTGGTTCAAGTTTTTGGCaatcttcatcgtcactaCCTATCTGTGTTTTGCACTTGTTACTATTGCTATTGAGGCATTCAGCACTTTCCGTCGCGGAGGTCCGAACAGCAAACAGGACTCTGAGGTCAAGGCCGAGAAGCAAAACACCCGGTTCCAAGATGTCCACGGTTGCGATGAAGCCAAGGAAGAACTCCAGGAAGTCGTCGAGTTTTTGAAGAACCCTGAGAAGTTTAGCGACCTCGGTGCCAAACTTCCCAAGGGCGTCCTCCTCGTTGGCCCTCCCGGTACTGGTAAGACGCTTCTTGCTCGAGCCGTTGCCGGCGAAGCCGGTGTTCCTTTCTTCTATATGTCTGGTAGTGAGTTCGACGAGAtttttgttggtgttggtgccAAGCGAGTCCGCGAACTCTTTACTGCCGCCAAGAACAAGTCCCCTGCCATTGTCTTTATCGATGAACTTGACGCCATTGGAGGCAAGCGTAACCCTAGAGACCAAGCCCACGCCAAACAGACACTGAATCAGCTGCTTACCGAATTGGACGGTTTTGATCAAGACAGCAAGATCATTATCATCGGAGCCACCAACCTGCCCAAGATGCTGGACAAGGCCCTTACTCGTCCTGGACGCTTCGATCGACATGTCAATGTTGACTTGCCCGATGTTAGAGGCCGAATCGCCATTCTTAAGCACCatgccaagaagatcaaggttTCCCCCGACGTCGACCTCGAAGCTATTGCTGCCCGTTGCCCCGGTCAATCAGGTGCCGAGCTAGAAAATATGCTTAACGTTGCTGCTCTTCGAGCCAGTCGAGCCAAGGCCAGCTTTGTTTCCAAGCAGGACATGGAGTGGGCATACGACCGAGTCACAATGGGTTCCGAGCGCAAGTCAATGGTAGTCAccgagaaagagaaggaaatgacgGCTTATCATGAGGCCGGTCACGCGCTTGTTCAGCTTTTCGACAAGGAGAGCTCCAACACTCTATACAAGGTCACGATTCTCCCCAAGGGGCCATCACTAGGGCACACCGCCCAGCTTCCTCAGATGGATAAGTATTCCTACACAGCTGCGGAATATATGTCGAACATTCGTGTGGCACTTGGAGGCAAGATGGCCGAGGAACTGCGATACGGCGGCGATAAAGTAACCTCGGGTGTTTCGTCGGTAAGCACTATTATCAAATCATTCGTACCATATGCTAAATCCTTTAGGATCTTGAGAGGGCCACTGACCTGGGCTTCATGATGGTGACCCTTTTCGGCATGTCCACCGTACTGGGACCCGTTGAATACGGTCGAAGATACGAGAACCTAAGCTCCGAAACCAAGGCAGCCATCGAAGGCGAAGTCCGAAAAACGATTGGAAAGTCGTATGAGGATGTGCGAAAGCTATTGACCGAAAAGCGAAGCGAGTTGGACTTGTTAGCCAAGGCTCTCGTGCAGTATGAGACCTTGGATAAGTCCGAGGTAGAGAAAGTAATTCGAGGCGAGAGTCTTCCCGGACGTATCACTGCACCTAAGGGGCCGATGAGATTACCTATTCCTCAACAAGCTCCAACACCACCCGGTCTCGGGGGTGTTCATCAGCCTCAACCACCAGAGACACCTGCGccgccagcagcagcagcagacaCATCTAGAACTGATGGTTGAGGTTGGAGGCTTAAAAGGCCAGTATCACGCCGTCGTGGAGTAAAGATGAGGTAAAAAAGGAAGCCCGGCGTAGTTCGCGCCGCGTATGACGTATGTGGTGTTGGAAAACAGACAGGGTGAGGATCCATATCGAACGCATATTTCTACAGCGAGCATTGTGTGAAATTGGATGAATTACCTTTGCGAGACGCGAAAGAGAACGGGGTTCAAGCGAGGACGACTGGCCTGTGCCTAGGCTTAGCGATTTATGTCCATATGGATTTTTATTTTGTTCAAGCGATAGCAGCATAAGCAGGAAGTCAGGTTGAGCAAAAGGGGCTGAGAAACGCCACTACTATCAACCAGAATAGGATGAAGTGGTGGGTTGAATCTCTGGCGTGAGCCTGCACTACACCAAGCGTGTATAGATAATCCCTCTCGATCTTAAGTCTCGATTGTAATAAGCTATTGTACACTATCTATTGTTTTGTTGAGATGATGTGGTAGTACTTTACTTTGACTGATTTGAATATGTAGCGTAGCATGCCCTCCCTCACTGCGTGTAGGTGTGGGCAAAGTGATGGTGTCCGGTAACGGAGAAATACAGTCGAGATTTATAGTGTTCGGGTTGCAACAAAAGAGGAGGAAAGCGTGGGGGAGGGGagttgcattgcattgcattgcattgcattacTGCGACATGTCGAATCCCCCAACTTGAATGACGAATGCGGGTCCAGCCAGTTCCCCGACCTCTATCCGAGGTATATAAGAGACCATTGACGTCAAACAATGAGACATTGTTCCTTCAATCAAGAACAATTGCGACTGATATACTCTCACCATGACCAAAGTTCTCCTCACTGGTAAGTTTTCACGCCCAAGACACATTGAATCAACCATCTAACAATATACTCCCAGGTGGTTCGGGCTTCATCGCCGGTATGTATAGATTACCACAGAATAAAGCCCATTCATGACACAGCCTAACATAATCCAGCTCATACTCTAGAGCAGCTTCTTGAAAAGGATTACAGCATCGTCACAACTGTCCGTTCAGAGGACAAGGCCCAGAAGATCCGCAACGCATTCCctgacaagatcaaggatgACAAGTTGGAAATTGTCATTGTACCCGATATTGCAAAGCCCAATGCTTTTGATCAAGTGGCCAAGACTCCCGGTCTCGAGGCTGTTGTTCACGTTGCAAGCCCCTTTCACTTCAACATTAGTAAGTTTTGAGGAAACATTGAGCAAGTTGGCGCAGTAACTGACCCAAGAACTACACAGCCGACCCCAAGAAGGACCTTATAGATCCAGCTGTCATTGGTACAACGGGTATCCTCAAGGCTCTTCATGCTTCAGCACACAATGTCAAGCGCGTCGTCATCACTTCATCATTCGCTGCCATCATTGACGAGGCCAAATTTACGGATGGATCTCACGTATTCTCCGAAAAGACATGGAACCCTGTCACCATTGACGACATCACTCGTTCCGACGCAACTGCTTACCGCGCCTCAAAAACTCTCGCCGAACGTGCGGCCTGGGACTTTGTCGCCGAGAAGAAGCCCTCTTTCGATCTTGTGACGGTTTGTCCACCCCTGGTTCTGGGTCCTGTATCAAAGCACCTTGCTACCTTGGAGAGCATCAACACGTCCAACGAGCGTATCGTGAAGCTTTTACAAGGCGGATGGAAGGAAGAGATTCCTCCCTGTACCCCCGTTCCTCTCTGGATTGATGTGAGAGATGCTGCACGTGCCCACGTTCGAGGTCTTGAGGAGCCCAGCGCCGGAGGGAAGCGACTCTTTACCACGGCT includes:
- a CDS encoding hypothetical protein (MEROPS:MER0002197~TransMembrane:1 (o289-311i)~BUSCO:13220at5125) yields the protein MAYNAMVLPNVAATTTELWPSISNTLMSPWKHTTSLPARRPVSPNETVKQTKTAEPHQAAELRLPEFLQRVDLASFSRSQFPAMAPVTAQATISNMGRVGLQAANPILRHPYFQPRASTPSSFMHSFSTPSGLLSSRGISTLGQFPVQRRAFGSSNGISRNQLATLEESANRNPGNANAQNAFYQLLLRANMPAILVERYQSGRFATSPATNDAYQRALAMLGASATQAANAPGTMNGNFGRTQWPTYEQGIANAAVAGSANAGNPMGHKGEPIHVIVQESTRSTIFRWFKFLAIFIVTTYLCFALVTIAIEAFSTFRRGGPNSKQDSEVKAEKQNTRFQDVHGCDEAKEELQEVVEFLKNPEKFSDLGAKLPKGVLLVGPPGTGKTLLARAVAGEAGVPFFYMSGSEFDEIFVGVGAKRVRELFTAAKNKSPAIVFIDELDAIGGKRNPRDQAHAKQTLNQLLTELDGFDQDSKIIIIGATNLPKMLDKALTRPGRFDRHVNVDLPDVRGRIAILKHHAKKIKVSPDVDLEAIAARCPGQSGAELENMLNVAALRASRAKASFVSKQDMEWAYDRVTMGSERKSMVVTEKEKEMTAYHEAGHALVQLFDKESSNTLYKVTILPKGPSLGHTAQLPQMDKYSYTAAEYMSNIRVALGGKMAEELRYGGDKVTSGVSSDLERATDLGFMMVTLFGMSTVLGPVEYGRRYENLSSETKAAIEGEVRKTIGKSYEDVRKLLTEKRSELDLLAKALVQYETLDKSEVEKVIRGESLPGRITAPKGPMRLPIPQQAPTPPGLGGVHQPQPPETPAPPAAAADTSRTDG